A portion of the Sulfuriferula sp. AH1 genome contains these proteins:
- the smc gene encoding chromosome segregation protein SMC yields the protein MNIAQLRLTAIKLAGFKSFVDPTHIPIVGQMVGVVGPNGCGKSNVIDAVRWVLGESQAKQLRGASMADVIFNGSTSRKPVSRASVELTFDNSDGKAPGQWAQYAEISVKRILTRNGESSYYINNMHVRRRDLVDIFLGTGLGTKTSYAIIEQGMISRIIEAKPEELRGFLEEAAGISKYKERRRETETRLNNTRENLIRLEDIRRELGEQIERLRGQAEVAREYQTLQSELKATQQLLWFVKKRDTESSRLRYHGQIQQTQQQLTGQVDALRGIEHELDTSRNAHQQANTALNDAQGAFYAAVAEVSRLEQAVRHLADTRTRLHAQAEQLSGQQDSLMRQHQDMESSLADWLQRVADTELNMEEAALALESATDVLPEIESILQTTQQRVNELQRDLAAAEQARQVNETHLQHAAKTLQQLNIRQTRLQHEQGGLPDEDQTAIESIEQALNDTAALRDELAEQFEVVQHTLATLEGQRQPLRTQLEQHTRSLHQVEGELAGLMKVQQHLTENVSADAWLARHQLNNLPRLWQQIDVANGWETAFEAVLETRIQAIAADTSTLDLSDIPAAGISIYDGAAPHAELDACALPRLLDKVTVKSGGAGALQDWLSHVFVADNAEAAAVAQARLPLGAQLVSTEGHIFTRHSIRYYAKSSGTQGVLARQKEIERLSASVAALHEQKSIASTQLSSIEAEIGSNQQDLATLRSQLQQTQQQFHQRQLESVKLQQAQERTQQRRAQITAELAEIDTLIETEQNAQMDTEEQLQQHREQSAQLRSHLEDARRARQDAENLFNQKREQQRQLERKLQEIRFSAQSAQSKINDLHNALKVNKDQQQRLIEQREEVLGEAMALDESTQSIALQDAVNLRQQAEQNLALMREQLEAAGTQLRQQEEARMALEHSLAPLREQLENLRLKHQEAELLEQQCEEQLQLLHADQTELAQRIAQGAKVTGLNNEINRITVAIDALGAVNLAAMQELEHAVKRETYLQDQVNDLEQAIATLTEVITTIDSETRELLAMTFNTVNQSMSELFTTLFGGGRAELILSGEELLDAGIQVFAQPPGKKNSSIHLLSGGEKALTALSLVFALFKLTPAPFCLLDEVDAPLDDTNTERYARLVKQMSAQVQFLFITHNRITMEAAEQLVGVTMQESGVSRTVSVDLEQATRLAEV from the coding sequence TTGAATATTGCCCAATTGCGCCTGACAGCTATCAAACTTGCCGGTTTCAAATCGTTTGTTGATCCGACGCATATTCCTATCGTCGGGCAGATGGTGGGTGTAGTAGGCCCTAACGGTTGCGGCAAGTCCAATGTGATCGACGCGGTACGCTGGGTGCTGGGCGAATCGCAAGCCAAGCAGTTGCGCGGCGCCAGCATGGCGGATGTGATTTTTAACGGCTCGACCTCGCGCAAGCCGGTGTCGCGGGCTTCAGTCGAGCTGACTTTCGACAATAGCGACGGCAAAGCGCCCGGACAATGGGCACAATATGCCGAAATCTCGGTCAAGCGCATATTGACGCGTAATGGCGAATCCAGCTATTACATTAACAACATGCATGTTCGCCGTCGGGATCTGGTAGATATTTTCCTCGGTACCGGCCTGGGCACCAAAACTTCCTACGCGATCATCGAGCAGGGCATGATCTCGCGCATCATCGAAGCCAAGCCCGAAGAGTTGCGCGGCTTCCTGGAAGAGGCAGCGGGCATTTCCAAATACAAGGAACGCCGCCGCGAAACCGAAACACGCCTCAACAACACGCGTGAAAACCTGATCCGCTTGGAAGATATCCGGCGCGAACTCGGCGAGCAGATCGAACGCCTGCGCGGCCAAGCCGAAGTCGCACGCGAATATCAGACGCTGCAAAGCGAATTGAAAGCCACACAGCAATTACTCTGGTTCGTAAAGAAACGCGATACGGAGTCCAGCCGCCTGCGTTACCACGGTCAAATTCAGCAGACCCAGCAGCAGCTGACCGGACAAGTCGATGCCCTGCGCGGTATCGAGCACGAGCTTGATACCAGCCGCAACGCGCATCAGCAAGCCAATACTGCATTAAATGACGCTCAGGGCGCATTTTATGCGGCTGTCGCCGAAGTCTCCAGGCTGGAACAGGCGGTTCGTCACCTTGCCGATACGCGCACGCGCCTGCATGCGCAGGCCGAGCAATTAAGCGGACAGCAGGACAGCCTGATGCGGCAACATCAGGATATGGAATCCAGCCTGGCCGACTGGCTGCAACGGGTTGCAGACACCGAATTGAATATGGAAGAAGCCGCGCTGGCGCTGGAAAGCGCTACGGATGTATTGCCGGAAATCGAATCGATTCTGCAAACCACACAACAGCGCGTCAATGAATTGCAACGCGATCTGGCTGCGGCTGAACAAGCGCGCCAGGTCAATGAAACGCACCTACAACACGCAGCCAAGACCCTGCAGCAACTCAATATCAGACAAACGCGTTTGCAGCATGAGCAAGGCGGCTTGCCCGATGAAGATCAGACCGCGATCGAGAGCATCGAACAGGCCTTGAATGATACAGCTGCACTACGCGATGAGCTGGCCGAGCAATTCGAAGTCGTGCAGCACACGCTGGCAACGCTGGAGGGGCAGCGCCAGCCGCTGCGCACGCAGCTGGAACAGCACACCCGCAGCCTGCATCAGGTCGAAGGCGAGCTGGCCGGTCTGATGAAAGTGCAGCAACATTTGACCGAGAATGTCAGTGCCGACGCCTGGCTGGCACGCCATCAATTGAACAATTTGCCGCGTTTATGGCAACAGATCGATGTCGCCAATGGCTGGGAAACCGCGTTTGAAGCGGTATTGGAAACGCGGATACAGGCCATAGCAGCCGATACCAGCACACTGGATCTCAGCGACATTCCCGCTGCCGGTATCAGTATCTACGATGGTGCAGCTCCTCATGCGGAACTTGACGCCTGCGCGTTACCGCGTCTGCTGGATAAAGTCACCGTTAAATCCGGCGGCGCTGGCGCGTTACAGGACTGGCTAAGTCATGTTTTTGTCGCCGACAACGCTGAAGCAGCCGCCGTAGCACAAGCCCGATTGCCTTTGGGTGCGCAGCTTGTAAGTACCGAGGGACACATTTTCACCCGCCATAGCATACGCTATTACGCCAAATCATCCGGGACGCAAGGCGTGCTCGCCAGACAAAAGGAAATCGAGCGCTTGTCGGCCAGCGTGGCTGCACTTCATGAACAAAAATCCATTGCAAGCACGCAATTAAGCAGCATAGAAGCGGAGATCGGCAGCAACCAGCAGGATCTGGCTACGCTGCGCAGTCAGCTGCAACAGACCCAGCAGCAATTCCATCAACGCCAGCTGGAAAGCGTGAAATTGCAGCAGGCGCAGGAGCGCACGCAGCAGCGCCGCGCCCAGATCACGGCAGAGCTGGCTGAAATCGACACCTTGATCGAGACAGAGCAAAACGCGCAGATGGATACCGAAGAGCAGCTTCAGCAGCATCGTGAACAATCCGCACAGCTTCGCAGTCATCTGGAAGACGCCCGCCGTGCGCGGCAGGATGCAGAAAACCTGTTCAACCAGAAACGCGAGCAACAGCGTCAACTGGAGCGGAAGCTGCAGGAAATCCGGTTTTCCGCACAGTCTGCACAGTCAAAAATCAATGACTTGCATAACGCACTTAAAGTAAACAAGGATCAGCAGCAGCGATTGATCGAACAGCGCGAGGAGGTGCTTGGCGAAGCGATGGCGCTGGATGAGTCGACCCAGAGCATCGCCTTGCAGGATGCGGTCAATCTGCGCCAGCAGGCCGAGCAGAATCTTGCGCTGATGCGCGAACAGCTGGAAGCGGCTGGCACACAGTTGCGCCAGCAGGAAGAAGCGCGCATGGCATTGGAGCACTCGCTTGCGCCGTTGCGCGAACAGCTGGAAAATTTGCGCCTCAAGCATCAGGAAGCCGAGCTGCTCGAACAGCAATGCGAGGAACAACTGCAGCTCCTGCATGCCGACCAGACTGAATTGGCCCAGAGAATAGCGCAAGGCGCCAAAGTCACCGGGCTGAACAACGAAATCAACCGGATCACTGTCGCAATCGATGCGCTGGGCGCAGTCAATCTGGCTGCCATGCAGGAACTGGAGCATGCCGTCAAGCGCGAAACCTATCTGCAGGACCAGGTTAACGACCTTGAGCAGGCGATTGCAACCCTGACCGAAGTCATCACCACGATCGACAGCGAAACCCGTGAATTGCTCGCAATGACCTTCAATACGGTCAATCAGTCCATGTCGGAATTATTCACCACGCTATTCGGCGGCGGGCGGGCAGAACTGATCTTGTCCGGAGAAGAGTTGCTGGATGCCGGGATACAGGTTTTCGCCCAGCCGCCCGGCAAGAAAAACAGCTCGATACATCTGTTATCCGGCGGCGAAAAAGCACTGACCGCATTATCGCTGGTATTCGCGCTATTCAAGCTCACGCCGGCGCCATTCTGCCTGCTGGACGAGGTCGATGCGCCGCTGGACGATACCAATACCGAACGCTATGCCAGACTGGTCAAGCAGATGTCGGCGCAGGTGCAATTCCTGTTCATCACGCATAACCGCATCACCATGGAAGCGGCCGAGCAATTGGTCGGCGTCACCATGCAGGAGTCTGGCGTGTCGCGTACTGTTTCAGTTGATCTGGAACAGGCCACCAGATTGGCCGAGGTTTAA
- a CDS encoding MBL fold metallo-hydrolase, producing the protein MFFKQLATTSASLSYFFGCGTLGKSIAVDVVAGDEAWFIEEAKKAGVTITHVIDTHIHADHYSGGRKLAEMTGAQYCLHESDKPLVKFSFHPLQDREKIEVGNVVVQVIHTPGHTMDSICLLVTDKRRGDEPWFVITGDTLFVGSIGRPDLAGQEATMAAMLFDTLHNKLLTLPDTTEIFPGHQAGSACGAGISGKPSSTIGFEKRFNPSLSITDKAAFVAALTSDIPPRPADMDAMVAANIAS; encoded by the coding sequence ATGTTTTTCAAACAGTTAGCGACAACATCAGCTTCCCTTTCCTACTTTTTCGGTTGCGGCACGCTCGGCAAATCCATTGCTGTCGATGTCGTGGCTGGCGACGAAGCCTGGTTTATCGAAGAAGCGAAAAAAGCCGGCGTAACGATCACCCACGTGATCGACACGCACATTCATGCCGACCACTATTCCGGCGGACGCAAGCTGGCTGAAATGACCGGCGCGCAGTATTGCCTGCATGAAAGTGACAAGCCATTAGTCAAGTTCTCGTTCCACCCTTTGCAAGACAGGGAAAAAATTGAAGTAGGCAACGTCGTGGTTCAGGTCATCCATACTCCGGGACATACCATGGACAGCATCTGTTTACTGGTTACCGACAAGCGCCGCGGCGATGAACCCTGGTTCGTCATTACCGGAGACACGCTGTTTGTCGGCAGCATTGGCCGCCCGGACCTTGCCGGTCAGGAAGCGACGATGGCCGCCATGCTGTTCGATACCCTGCACAACAAGCTGCTGACTTTGCCTGACACCACCGAGATTTTTCCCGGCCATCAGGCTGGCAGCGCCTGCGGTGCAGGGATTTCCGGCAAGCCGTCATCCACCATCGGCTTCGAAAAACGTTTCAATCCTAGCCTGAGCATTACCGACAAGGCTGCCTTTGTCGCCGCACTCACCAGTGACATTCCGCCGCGCCCGGCTGACATGGATGCCATGGTGGCGGCGAATATTGCATCATGA
- a CDS encoding FGGY-family carbohydrate kinase translates to MYYLGLDFGTSGARGVIMDESETEMWSAQIAYPSPQQQDAAIWHETLFELLARIPAAFRAGLQTIAMDATSGTVLLVDDELNPVTPVLLYNHPLSGDPAAKLAWLKQHHHGHAARYLMHQADYLNAHLTGVGGVSDYHNALKSGLDIRTLAWRDGIYAAEDVALLPRIVAPGTIIGKVQRRIARHFNLNSACIVKAGTTDSIAAFIAAGVHTPGVAVTSLGSTLVLKLLSERYVASPQHGVYSHRFGKWWLVSGASNSGGAVLRQFFSDEELTRYSQQIPAEIASELDYYPLPRVGERFPVNDAGLAPRLTSRPNDDVTFLHGLLEGMARIEQQGYAKFAELGATPLQQVLTAGGGSRNRQWQAIRQRRLGVPVAIAKNTDAAFGSAILAKGLDWLAE, encoded by the coding sequence ATGTATTACTTGGGTCTGGACTTTGGTACTTCCGGTGCGCGCGGCGTGATAATGGATGAGAGCGAAACAGAAATGTGGTCGGCACAAATCGCCTACCCTTCTCCACAGCAACAGGATGCTGCCATCTGGCATGAAACGCTATTCGAACTGCTGGCACGCATTCCGGCGGCATTCCGCGCCGGGCTGCAAACGATCGCCATGGACGCTACTTCGGGCACGGTCTTGCTCGTCGATGACGAACTGAATCCGGTTACGCCGGTCTTGCTCTATAACCACCCCTTGTCTGGCGACCCTGCGGCCAAACTGGCATGGTTGAAGCAACATCATCATGGCCATGCTGCGCGCTATCTGATGCACCAGGCAGACTATCTCAATGCCCATCTCACCGGCGTGGGCGGCGTCAGCGATTATCACAACGCATTGAAAAGCGGGCTGGACATCCGCACGCTTGCCTGGCGCGACGGGATTTATGCGGCTGAAGATGTCGCATTGCTGCCGCGCATCGTCGCACCAGGGACGATCATCGGCAAGGTGCAACGGCGCATTGCCCGGCATTTCAATCTCAATTCTGCCTGCATCGTGAAGGCCGGCACGACTGACAGCATTGCTGCCTTTATCGCTGCGGGTGTGCATACCCCCGGTGTCGCAGTTACCTCTTTGGGAAGCACGCTGGTGTTGAAATTGCTGTCCGAACGCTATGTCGCATCGCCTCAGCATGGTGTATACAGCCATAGATTCGGCAAATGGTGGCTGGTGAGCGGCGCTTCAAACAGTGGCGGCGCGGTGCTGCGCCAGTTCTTTAGCGACGAAGAATTAACGCGTTACAGCCAGCAGATACCAGCGGAAATAGCCAGCGAACTGGATTATTACCCGCTCCCCCGCGTGGGCGAACGTTTCCCCGTTAACGATGCGGGGCTTGCGCCTCGCCTTACGTCTCGCCCCAATGATGATGTGACATTCTTGCACGGCCTTCTGGAAGGCATGGCCAGGATTGAACAGCAAGGCTACGCCAAATTTGCCGAGCTCGGTGCGACACCGCTGCAGCAGGTCCTGACCGCTGGAGGCGGAAGCCGCAACCGGCAATGGCAGGCGATTCGTCAGCGCCGATTGGGCGTGCCGGTGGCGATAGCCAAAAATACGGATGCAGCATTTGGTAGCGCAATACTGGCTAAAGGTCTAGACTGGTTGGCAGAATGA
- a CDS encoding metalloregulator ArsR/SmtB family transcription factor, whose amino-acid sequence MDDSREIKDLLYEQVARISKAASSPKRLELIEVLCQGEKRVEQLASDTELSVKLTSAHLKELKAARLVENRRDGKNIYYRLADPRVADLWVMLRELAEERLLELQAAMHELITQSDELSPISGAELLTQAQHGELVVIDVRPEAEYAVAHLPFARSIPLSELKQRLNEIPANKTVVAYCRGPFCLMAKDAVDMLRQQGIHASRLETGVAEWRLNGLPLATD is encoded by the coding sequence ATGGACGACTCACGTGAAATAAAAGATTTGCTGTACGAACAAGTCGCACGTATCAGCAAGGCGGCATCCAGCCCGAAACGGCTCGAACTGATAGAGGTGCTGTGCCAGGGCGAGAAACGCGTTGAGCAATTGGCCAGCGATACCGAGTTGTCGGTCAAGCTGACCAGCGCCCACTTGAAAGAGCTCAAGGCAGCGCGTCTGGTAGAAAATCGCCGTGATGGCAAAAATATTTATTACCGGCTTGCCGATCCGCGCGTTGCCGATCTGTGGGTCATGCTGCGCGAACTGGCTGAAGAACGATTGCTGGAACTACAGGCGGCAATGCACGAATTGATTACGCAATCGGATGAGCTATCACCTATCAGCGGTGCGGAACTGCTGACGCAGGCTCAGCACGGTGAGCTGGTAGTGATTGACGTCAGGCCCGAAGCCGAATACGCCGTTGCCCATCTGCCATTTGCGCGTTCCATCCCGTTGTCCGAATTAAAGCAACGGCTCAACGAGATACCCGCCAACAAAACCGTCGTAGCTTATTGCCGCGGGCCTTTTTGCCTGATGGCAAAGGATGCTGTGGACATGCTCCGTCAGCAGGGTATTCATGCATCTCGTCTGGAAACCGGGGTGGCTGAGTGGCGGTTAAATGGGTTGCCATTAGCAACAGATTAA
- a CDS encoding TRAP transporter substrate-binding protein: protein MQRRDFIKGAAGAGLAGVAAIAPSLAIAADAPVISWRLASSFPKSLDTIYGAAETLSKRVAALTNGKFQIRVFAGGELVPGLQVLDAVQNGTVECGHSASYYYVGKDMTFAFDCAVPFGLTARQQNSWMYAGGGMQLMRDFFKKYNIVQFPGGNTGTQMGGWFRHEIKSMADLRGLKMRIPGLGGKIMARLGAVPQTLPGGDIYPALERGALDAAEWVGPYDDEKLGFYKIAKHYYYPGWWEGGPQLSFMVNMQKWNALPEVYRQAFEVAAAEANMMMLAQYDAKNPPAMMRLVQQGVKIHAFPKDVMLAARRAAFEIFDEEAARNPAFRTIYIEWKKFRDSEIQWFKVAEAPYENFLYYMK, encoded by the coding sequence ATGCAACGACGAGATTTTATTAAAGGGGCCGCTGGGGCCGGGCTGGCAGGAGTGGCGGCGATTGCGCCATCATTGGCCATTGCGGCAGATGCGCCGGTGATCAGCTGGCGTCTGGCATCAAGTTTCCCTAAAAGCCTGGATACGATATACGGAGCAGCAGAGACCTTATCCAAACGTGTTGCCGCGCTTACAAATGGCAAATTCCAGATTCGGGTATTCGCTGGCGGCGAACTGGTTCCCGGCTTGCAAGTACTGGACGCTGTACAGAACGGCACTGTCGAATGTGGCCATAGCGCCAGTTACTACTACGTAGGCAAGGACATGACTTTCGCGTTTGACTGCGCCGTGCCATTCGGCCTGACAGCACGTCAGCAGAATTCGTGGATGTACGCCGGCGGCGGCATGCAACTGATGCGCGATTTCTTCAAAAAGTACAATATCGTGCAATTTCCCGGTGGCAATACCGGCACGCAAATGGGCGGCTGGTTCCGCCATGAGATCAAATCGATGGCCGACCTCAGAGGCCTGAAAATGCGTATCCCCGGATTGGGCGGCAAAATCATGGCCAGGCTCGGCGCGGTACCGCAAACCTTGCCGGGCGGCGATATCTATCCGGCACTTGAACGCGGTGCGCTGGATGCCGCCGAGTGGGTAGGGCCGTACGATGACGAAAAGCTCGGTTTCTACAAAATCGCCAAGCACTATTACTATCCCGGCTGGTGGGAAGGTGGCCCGCAACTGTCATTCATGGTCAACATGCAAAAATGGAATGCCTTGCCCGAAGTCTATCGGCAGGCATTCGAAGTCGCGGCTGCCGAAGCCAACATGATGATGCTGGCACAATACGACGCCAAGAACCCGCCGGCGATGATGCGTCTGGTGCAGCAGGGTGTAAAAATCCACGCGTTCCCCAAGGATGTGATGCTCGCCGCACGTCGCGCCGCATTCGAGATTTTTGACGAAGAGGCGGCCAGGAACCCGGCGTTCAGAACCATCTATATCGAATGGAAAAAATTTCGCGACAGTGAAATACAGTGGTTCAAGGTGGCAGAAGCGCCTTATGAAAATTTCTTGTATTACATGAAATAA
- a CDS encoding glutamine--tRNA ligase/YqeY domain fusion protein — protein sequence MTDATEKPAISNFIRSIIDDDIASNKWGGRMATRFPPEPNGYLHYGHAKSICLNFGLAHDYGGVCHLRFDDTNPEKEEQEYVDSIIDAVRWLGFDWGSNQYFASDYFDKLYAFAEFLIERGLAYVDSQSAEEMRERRGTHIIPGQNSPYRDRSAAENLDLFRRMKAGEFADGTHVLRAKIDMASPNFNLRDPVIYRIRHAEHHRTGNKWCIYPLYDYTHCISDALERISHSICTLEFEDHRPLYDWVLDQLQPVIGWHPQQIEFARLNLTYVVLSKRKLITLVEGGHVDGWDDPRLPTLVGARRRGFTAAGFRLFTDRIGVSKADSWIDMSVLEDCMREDLNLAAERRIAVLNPLKLIIDNYPETHSEDCFAPNHPLKPELGKRVIPLSRELWIEREDYMETPSKGYFRLFPGNKVRLRYGYVIECTGADYSDQGELLAVHCNYLTDTKSGTPGSDSVKVKGNIHWLSAAHALATEVRLYDRLFAVPHPGADDRDYLLDINPHAKQVITAYVEPALAAAAAEESFQFERHGYFVADMVDSMPGKPIFNRTVTLKDSWAK from the coding sequence ATGACTGATGCTACAGAAAAACCCGCTATTTCCAACTTTATTCGCAGCATTATCGATGACGATATTGCCAGCAATAAATGGGGTGGGCGTATGGCTACGCGCTTTCCGCCTGAGCCTAACGGTTATCTGCATTACGGTCATGCCAAATCGATCTGTCTGAATTTCGGACTGGCGCACGATTACGGCGGGGTCTGTCATTTGCGTTTCGATGACACCAACCCGGAAAAGGAAGAGCAGGAATATGTCGATTCGATTATCGATGCAGTTCGCTGGCTGGGTTTCGACTGGGGCAGCAATCAGTATTTCGCTTCGGATTATTTCGACAAACTGTATGCATTTGCCGAATTTCTGATCGAGCGCGGCCTGGCTTATGTCGACAGCCAGAGCGCGGAGGAAATGCGCGAACGTCGGGGCACGCACATCATTCCCGGGCAGAATAGCCCTTACCGCGACCGCAGCGCTGCTGAAAATCTGGACCTGTTCCGGCGCATGAAAGCGGGCGAATTCGCCGATGGCACACACGTGCTTCGCGCCAAAATCGACATGGCTTCGCCCAATTTCAATCTGCGCGATCCTGTTATTTACCGCATTCGTCACGCCGAGCATCACCGTACCGGCAACAAGTGGTGCATTTATCCGCTGTACGATTACACGCATTGCATTTCCGATGCGCTGGAACGCATTAGCCATTCGATATGCACGCTGGAATTCGAAGACCATCGCCCGCTGTACGACTGGGTGCTGGATCAGCTGCAGCCGGTAATCGGCTGGCATCCGCAACAGATCGAATTTGCGCGGCTGAATCTGACTTACGTCGTACTCTCCAAACGCAAGCTCATCACTCTGGTCGAGGGCGGTCATGTCGACGGCTGGGACGATCCGCGCTTGCCAACGCTGGTGGGTGCTCGCCGGCGCGGCTTTACCGCAGCGGGATTCCGCCTGTTTACCGATCGTATCGGCGTATCCAAGGCGGATTCGTGGATAGACATGAGCGTGCTCGAAGACTGCATGCGTGAGGACCTGAATCTCGCTGCGGAGCGCCGCATCGCGGTATTGAATCCGCTCAAGCTGATTATCGATAATTATCCGGAAACGCACAGCGAGGATTGCTTTGCACCCAATCATCCGCTCAAACCGGAACTCGGCAAACGCGTCATTCCGCTTTCCCGCGAATTATGGATAGAGCGCGAGGACTATATGGAAACGCCGAGCAAAGGATATTTCCGCTTGTTTCCCGGCAACAAGGTGCGTTTGCGCTATGGTTATGTGATTGAATGCACTGGCGCGGATTACAGCGATCAAGGCGAATTGCTGGCAGTCCATTGCAATTACCTGACCGACACCAAATCCGGCACGCCGGGATCGGACAGCGTGAAAGTCAAAGGCAACATCCACTGGCTGTCTGCCGCGCATGCGCTGGCAACCGAAGTGCGCTTATACGATCGACTGTTTGCGGTACCGCATCCGGGTGCCGATGACCGGGATTATCTGCTGGATATCAATCCTCATGCAAAACAGGTAATTACCGCCTATGTTGAACCTGCTTTGGCAGCTGCTGCGGCCGAAGAGAGCTTCCAGTTTGAGCGTCATGGCTATTTCGTTGCTGACATGGTGGACAGCATGCCCGGAAAACCGATATTCAATCGCACCGTGACCCTGAAAGATTCCTGGGCAAAATAA
- the arfB gene encoding alternative ribosome rescue aminoacyl-tRNA hydrolase ArfB: MIRITRNLSIPESELFELFIRASGPGGQNVNKVSTAVQLRFDVQASPSLTDAVRARLLKLAGNRITQDGILIIEAQRYRSQGRNRDDARVKLAELIRAAAAEPKTRHVTKPTLASKQRRLANKQQRSETKQQRSKVKAGYQ, from the coding sequence ATGATACGCATCACCCGTAATCTCAGCATTCCCGAATCGGAATTGTTCGAACTGTTTATCCGCGCCTCTGGCCCGGGCGGGCAGAACGTAAACAAGGTAAGCACAGCCGTTCAGTTACGATTCGACGTACAGGCCTCACCGTCGCTTACGGATGCAGTACGGGCACGCCTGCTCAAGCTGGCAGGCAACCGCATCACGCAGGACGGCATTCTGATCATCGAAGCCCAGCGTTACCGCAGTCAGGGGCGCAATCGTGATGACGCCCGCGTCAAGCTGGCAGAGCTGATCCGGGCCGCCGCGGCTGAACCCAAAACGCGGCATGTAACCAAGCCTACCCTGGCTTCGAAACAGCGTCGTCTGGCAAACAAACAGCAGCGAAGCGAAACCAAACAGCAACGCTCGAAGGTCAAGGCAGGCTATCAATAA
- a CDS encoding PleD family two-component system response regulator, with protein MGYINIFRTLLGKTAVEPSNPANEHKTTRHLPSHMQTERRNKKRLNARKGTRALIIDDSPTIIFALKKMLQSTGYVTFEASDAEQGMALARKERPDIIFLDIVLPGMNGFAALRMLRRDPLTQPIPIIMISSNEQATEQFFGSRIGAEDFMKKPFSRFEVFARIERLLDADLIPRRISVPASDSVPKNLNS; from the coding sequence ATGGGATATATCAATATTTTCCGTACCTTGCTCGGCAAGACGGCTGTCGAACCGTCAAATCCCGCGAACGAGCACAAAACAACTCGCCATTTGCCTTCACATATGCAGACCGAACGCCGCAACAAAAAACGGCTGAATGCGCGCAAAGGTACGCGTGCGCTGATTATCGATGATTCACCGACTATCATATTCGCGCTCAAAAAGATGCTGCAATCGACCGGATATGTGACATTCGAAGCATCGGATGCCGAACAAGGCATGGCACTGGCCCGCAAAGAACGTCCCGATATCATCTTTCTGGATATCGTGCTGCCGGGCATGAATGGTTTTGCTGCGCTACGGATGCTGCGGCGTGACCCGCTGACTCAACCTATTCCAATCATCATGATCAGCAGCAATGAACAGGCCACCGAACAGTTTTTCGGCAGTCGCATCGGCGCAGAGGATTTCATGAAAAAGCCCTTTTCGCGTTTTGAAGTATTCGCAAGGATAGAGCGCCTGCTGGATGCCGATCTGATTCCGCGCCGGATATCCGTACCTGCGTCGGATTCCGTGCCAAAAAACCTAAACTCGTGA